The Deltaproteobacteria bacterium region ATGGTGGACAGCAGCAGCAACGAGCGATTGCGTTCGGCGGTGGCGCGCGCGCGGTCGCTCTTGAGCAGCATCGCGTCCTGGTTGATCTCGAGGATTCTTTCCGCGGCGTCCTTCAACCGGAGGAATTCCGGCTGCAGCTCGGCGAAATAGTCGCGGCGCAGGTCCTTCTCCTCGCGGAGCCGGCGAAAGGCGTCGTATTTAGCGACGTATCCGTTCCAGGCCGCGCGCAGGCGGCGCGTCGCGTCCGCCTCGCCGGTTTCGGTGATGTTCCTCTCCTGGATCCGCAGCTCCGTCTCGAACGCCTCGATGTTCGGACCCGCCTGCGCATCGCCCTTGTCCGGACGGCCGGCGGCGCGGAAGAGGGCGGCGCTGTCCACCCGTTCGGCCGCTTCCTTCATCCGCTGGGCCGCGAGGACGCTGCGGAAGTTGTCCTGCAGGATGCGCTCCGAGCTCTGGCCCAGCGTCTGCACGGTGGTGAGCGCCACGACGCCTACGAGGGCGAGTCCGACCGCCAGCGGCGCCTGCGCCAACAGCAGCTTCGTCCGCAGGGTCACGCCGCCCTCTCCTCATCCGTCGCCGCCACCACGTGCAGGTCGAAGTCGGTGCCCTCGCGGATCAGCCGCGTCAGGACCGAGCCACGCAGCACCTGCTTCCACCAGGGCTGCATCGAGCGCCCCACGATGACGTGCGCCACGCCGTGCGTCCGGGCGAAATCGAGCAGCGCCTGCGCGGGCTCATCCGATTTGAGCCGCACCACTTCCGCGCCCAGTTCTCTCGCCTTTTCGACGTTTCCCAGCAGGTGTCGCTGCGCCTCGGAGTCGATCAGGGTCGGCGCTTCGTCTGGCGTTTCCACGTACACGACGAACCAGTCGGTGTTCAAGCGGCCCGCCATCCGCGAGCCCCGCGAGAGCAGCGTCTTCGCGCGCGGCGGATTCGAGGCCAGGGCCACCATCACGCGTCCGGACGCCTTCACCTCCGGCGCTCCTTTCGCCAGGCCGGCGCGATCCAGGCTCTCCGCCACCTCACGCAGCGCGAGCTCGCGCAGCGTGGCAAGGTTCTGGTCCTTGAAGAAGTGCTCCAGCGCCCAGGGGATCTTCTCTGGCACATAGATTTTTCCCGCCCGAAGGCGTTCCTGCAGGTCCTCGACCGTCAGATCGAGGTTCACCACCTGGTCGGCTTGCGTGAGGAAGTTGTCGGGAACGGTCTCGCGCACGACGACGCCCGTCGCCCGCTCAATCAGACCGTTCAGGGATTCCAGGTGCTGCACGTTCATGGCGCCGATCACGTTGATTCCCCCGTCGATCAGCGCGAGCACGTCCTGGTAACGTTTGCGGTTCCGCGACCCCGGTACGTTCGTATGTGGGATCTCGTCGACGACGGCAACGGTGGGACGACGAAGCAAAACGGCCTCGAGATCCATCTCCTCCACGGTGACGCCGCGATAGTCGACGCGGCGGCGCGGGATCACTTCCAGCCCCTCGATCAGCGCCGATGTCTCGGCGCGCCCGTGGGGCTCGATAAACGCGATCACCACGTCCACTCCGCGGCGGCGGAGATCGTGCGCTTCCTGCAGCATGCGGTACGTCTTTCCCACGCCCGCGGCAAAACCGACGTACAGCTTCAGGCGGCCGCGCCTTCCGCGCTCCACCAGCTCGAGGAAGTCTTCGGGCCTTCGCG contains the following coding sequences:
- a CDS encoding histidine kinase → MTKPAQTRRPEDFLELVERGRRGRLKLYVGFAAGVGKTYRMLQEAHDLRRRGVDVVIAFIEPHGRAETSALIEGLEVIPRRRVDYRGVTVEEMDLEAVLLRRPTVAVVDEIPHTNVPGSRNRKRYQDVLALIDGGINVIGAMNVQHLESLNGLIERATGVVVRETVPDNFLTQADQVVNLDLTVEDLQERLRAGKIYVPEKIPWALEHFFKDQNLATLRELALREVAESLDRAGLAKGAPEVKASGRVMVALASNPPRAKTLLSRGSRMAGRLNTDWFVVYVETPDEAPTLIDSEAQRHLLGNVEKARELGAEVVRLKSDEPAQALLDFARTHGVAHVIVGRSMQPWWKQVLRGSVLTRLIREGTDFDLHVVAATDEERAA